Proteins from a single region of Anaerolineae bacterium:
- a CDS encoding GAF domain-containing protein produces MNLALVFIIAGLVLLAGVYVALRYRPQTDPPASGPPVPVSLASTTDAILLASGYGRIAFANRHAREWFSLDDSEPDLELLATQVRPADAFRDLFATEGRAMLQVGQRRVEAASYALPAETGRYQVVILRDTASARTVYGPDTARALTTLGEIGQRIGDGAPLPDTLNAILAALRRAIPFDAGQVLIASAEGQSLRSLAAVGERAILQALERQAREGQGNSGWIMTYREPLLVEHAPDAGVGHEAPLFESYIGAPLRIGGQLIGVLQVVKAEPEAFDFDDLSLLSAAADQTAAAIDRAWLLDEKIARARELAGLQAIIQAAAGATDREALFAALTRQVAEAMDVELCGIFVYDPVSARLVPAPPFYGVPEAAVAAARYSLAEGTLTRRAWLRDEGWYANDLREGGLIDSLGWHDHAAAMGLRTLALMPLLVGRRRVGLILLGNRRGGQLFGPAELQRLRLFAAQTAVIVEAAALAERDRRRHRELGALQSFSLAVGRAGEAEAVFRAAAEQITALLGAEMGGVLLLDDRASVLVAHPTFYGVDPALIESVHLPVPAGSKLASLWVAEGWLCNDLSQDPVAQEAGLEQLADWVGMRQVLLAPLIVNGRPIGALLVSNKRDGSSFTPDDARLANIFAAQVAVIQANSRLQAEAQAQATEARVLGELAELLVSPASLDALVGETLAAVARLFDSPIALVDLWDEIGGALRVQPEHVRGAALGQPLLLPGATPFEQPFLSNDLLREGPLPIAYRPLIEQLGLRKALVAPLRSGRQTLGDLVVANRRRADYSPAELRTLTLIAAQLSAAVERQRLTAMTDQALQARLAELEALGRVSNALGLSVELEHILQVIRQEVIRVTGAECTILMLAPQEDWADLDQPEIMRRHGAEDRLTEIVPVEHMALESGEVVRIPDYAAVALVPAPAGAASALVVPVHYTGRVVGTIHVFAGVPDAFDARTEDFLTALALKASTAYANATHFREQISRNQLLSRRVEQLNQVFELGQVIRAGRDVDALLEAVAHAVQSAAGYAVVLISLYDETVDGFRRTAQAGIPLATFEAMRGVVLRRSRIEGLLQEKFRISHSYFFPAERAAEWRPFLTDEEIIYHREYVRDEQVSALWQPDDALVVPLRDTRGGLLGIMTVDAPLDGRRPTAATLEPLEIFAQQAAIGVENARLLEVIQREAQTARRDRDLMERLYAVSTQIQQALDVPSRLQVVAQGIQNAGWRHVSITLRDANLDPTTLIAVGYTEAELDVLQASLESGRQLRAWLDDPLFYETRVGAAFYLRHDAPWVIQNLRGGQLPDPAEAVPAGRWHPADRILLPIYGAENRLIGLIGMADPTDGRAPTEDSLRPIQLFASQAASAIELTRLYQETSRAAEQEALFNQMMQAVTGTLDVEQIIQAVAEGLQHFLLFTHMSVALYNAADDRFDLLEASFVAVDRVEVRPGGSLPAAGTALAAVREANRGQVRFAPASLEPSLEPDVRQWWEGGERSTMLIPMPAGGDVIGVLHLGSESQRAFGFDEATLALVQRMTNLASVTIANARLYQRTVEREQFSAALVRLGNELNATLDLSTILASICQESLAILEVDGAYIWQAERDELVGIAGVGPASDRFVGLRIPQTDDRLLASRVFATREPLSVNRFAEQDAVQIALAEAVTARAVMGVPLLREGHALGVLVVARTASDRPFTADSLERAAIFATQASIAVQNARLYQDMRDLQGYTSAIIESIQQGIAVLDREGRITLFNSAMRRAYGWGPEATGQLLSAYRPEVAALLAEDMGAVLAEGEPRLVYNAPAHTVSGQAVIQNLYLYPLQQGSEVAGLVLLVDDVTERAQLEADLERRAEQLAALTDISSRLTATLEPDDVIQLVLEQLGRVVAYDGVTLWLREGDALRIAAIRGYGDGAGEQIGQTTVIADSPLFQEMASRQQALNVLDMTRDPRFPLEMQRGMRSWLGAPLVSKGEMIGLLALDKAEPVYYTTADEQLILAFANQATVALENARLFAEARRRTQELTQQTARLSLLNRVSTKLAQSLDIENIFEVALQESMQALGATSARALLFDLELHIASVLIAVPRGDAPPTEVIPLSDPALAHLRHTFQPLVVADVREEPLLAAMQARLVERGVTALMLLPLQVGRQVIGALMLEAGEPRIFTPEQIELAGTIAGQAAIAVQNANLLEQSFVRTRELETLLEASQMMSLTLELGEVTRSVATQVAYALEADRCAVMLWDEVEQALVVSADVRRDGDALLPGAAAVWPLENYPARRQALESRVAILIRQGEAEHPHERTDMAAQGCAIRAVVPLVVRENAIGLIQIDINDKYRSFGLREQRIARTLAGQAAIAIENARLNSETAAQVQEAFLINDLSRAVSAAVDMRELLPIVRSQIPVLTRAGWLYLAIYDQERDVLSFPVAIRDGVEHPLEARPLGNDEFSWIVRNNRPLLLVGDDLAEVRRNLEIETLLPEARSLLGVPLSVGPSAVGVLVVADAERTRAFGLSEQRVLTTVANQLAVAVQNTNLFSELRRLTLDLEMRVHERTEELRAERDRLNVLYRMTAELSATLDLDRVLNRALSLLAGAVGADQGLIMLIDHAQSRLYKRAELGAEFASAGMDAGLRLDEGLAGWVIQNRESVVIDDVQGDPRWVVTAPHHREPRGTLAVLLETSDDVLGVLLLYSVRPGAFNQDHLRLAIAAGNQLATSINNAELYLFIREQAERLGDMVREQQVEASKSNAVLEGVADGVMFANEFGEITLFNNAAERVLNLRRQDVIGRSIRTLTGLYGGGGRRWAERIEAWMREPGDIRPGEYFSETLELGERVVNVTLAPVNLGDQFLGTVSVFRDITRDVEVDRMKTEFISNVSHELRTPLTSIKGYADLLVKGAAGQVSDLQLNFLTTIKNNADRLNRLVDDLLNISRIDSGRVALELRPVQLGLLAREVFNNLRGRCVSEGKAMTLVDDIPDDLPITYADPDKLTQILTNLTDNAYRYTPEGGKITLSIRLEDSRFLIAVQDTGIGIPEEVQARVFERFFRYSEHPLVIETPGTGLGLALTRELVEMHHGTIWLESAVGQGSTFFVSLPLVEAPPADEAGL; encoded by the coding sequence ATGAACCTGGCGCTAGTGTTCATCATCGCCGGTCTGGTGCTGCTGGCGGGCGTGTATGTCGCCCTGCGCTACCGGCCCCAGACCGACCCGCCCGCATCCGGGCCGCCGGTGCCGGTCAGCCTGGCCAGCACGACCGACGCCATCCTGCTGGCCAGCGGCTATGGGCGGATTGCCTTTGCTAACCGCCATGCCCGCGAGTGGTTCTCGCTGGACGACAGCGAGCCGGACCTGGAACTGCTGGCCACACAGGTTCGCCCGGCGGACGCCTTCCGCGATCTGTTCGCCACTGAGGGGCGGGCGATGCTTCAGGTCGGCCAGCGACGCGTGGAAGCCGCCTCGTACGCGTTGCCGGCAGAGACCGGGCGTTACCAGGTGGTTATCCTGCGGGATACCGCCAGTGCGCGAACCGTCTATGGCCCGGATACAGCGCGAGCGCTGACGACATTGGGCGAGATCGGCCAGCGCATCGGTGATGGTGCCCCGCTGCCGGACACACTAAATGCTATCCTGGCCGCTTTACGCCGGGCTATTCCTTTCGATGCCGGGCAGGTGCTGATCGCCAGCGCGGAAGGCCAGTCGTTGCGATCCCTGGCGGCTGTCGGCGAGCGGGCAATCTTGCAGGCCCTGGAGCGCCAGGCGCGGGAAGGCCAGGGCAACAGCGGCTGGATCATGACCTACCGCGAGCCGTTGCTGGTGGAACATGCTCCGGATGCCGGTGTGGGGCACGAGGCTCCCCTCTTTGAGAGCTACATTGGCGCGCCGCTGCGTATTGGCGGGCAACTCATTGGCGTGCTGCAGGTAGTCAAGGCGGAGCCGGAAGCGTTTGACTTCGATGACCTGAGCCTGCTCAGCGCGGCGGCAGATCAGACCGCCGCAGCCATTGACCGTGCCTGGCTGCTGGATGAGAAAATCGCCCGCGCCAGGGAACTGGCCGGGTTGCAGGCCATCATCCAGGCAGCAGCTGGCGCAACCGATCGGGAGGCCCTCTTTGCCGCACTGACCCGTCAGGTAGCCGAGGCAATGGATGTCGAGCTGTGCGGCATCTTTGTCTACGATCCGGTGAGCGCCCGGCTGGTCCCTGCACCGCCGTTCTATGGCGTCCCTGAGGCGGCGGTGGCCGCGGCCCGCTACTCGCTGGCGGAAGGCACGCTGACACGCCGCGCCTGGCTGCGTGACGAGGGCTGGTACGCCAATGATCTGCGCGAGGGCGGGCTGATCGACAGCCTGGGCTGGCACGACCATGCGGCAGCGATGGGCCTGCGCACGCTGGCGCTGATGCCATTGCTGGTGGGGCGGCGGCGGGTGGGCCTGATCCTGCTGGGCAACCGGCGTGGCGGGCAACTCTTTGGCCCGGCGGAATTGCAGCGGTTACGCCTTTTTGCTGCTCAGACGGCAGTGATTGTGGAGGCCGCGGCGCTGGCCGAACGTGACCGTCGCCGCCACCGTGAACTGGGAGCGTTGCAGAGCTTCAGCCTGGCCGTGGGGCGGGCGGGTGAAGCCGAAGCTGTGTTCCGGGCGGCTGCCGAGCAGATCACGGCGCTGCTGGGGGCGGAGATGGGCGGCGTGCTGCTGCTGGACGACCGCGCCAGCGTGCTGGTGGCACATCCTACCTTTTATGGCGTTGACCCGGCGCTGATCGAATCGGTGCATCTGCCTGTCCCGGCGGGGAGTAAGCTGGCCAGTCTGTGGGTGGCGGAGGGCTGGCTGTGCAACGATCTCAGCCAGGACCCGGTGGCGCAAGAAGCCGGCCTTGAACAGCTGGCCGATTGGGTCGGCATGCGCCAGGTGTTGCTGGCGCCGCTGATCGTCAATGGCCGTCCGATCGGCGCGTTGCTGGTCAGCAACAAGCGGGATGGCAGCAGCTTCACCCCTGATGATGCCCGGCTGGCGAATATCTTCGCCGCCCAGGTTGCGGTGATCCAGGCCAACTCCCGCCTGCAGGCTGAGGCGCAGGCTCAGGCAACCGAGGCGCGTGTCCTGGGCGAACTGGCGGAACTCCTGGTGTCTCCCGCTTCTCTGGATGCTCTGGTGGGAGAGACGCTGGCGGCAGTCGCCCGCCTGTTCGACAGCCCGATCGCGCTGGTCGATCTCTGGGATGAGATCGGTGGTGCGCTCAGGGTGCAGCCGGAACATGTGCGTGGCGCGGCACTGGGTCAGCCGCTGTTGCTGCCGGGTGCAACTCCGTTTGAGCAGCCCTTTCTGAGCAACGATCTGCTCCGGGAAGGCCCCCTGCCGATCGCGTACCGCCCGCTGATCGAGCAGCTTGGCCTGCGGAAGGCGCTTGTCGCGCCCCTGCGGAGTGGCCGCCAGACCCTGGGCGATCTCGTCGTCGCCAATCGCAGGCGCGCTGATTACAGCCCGGCTGAACTGCGCACCCTGACACTGATCGCGGCCCAGCTCAGCGCCGCCGTGGAACGCCAGCGTCTGACGGCTATGACCGATCAGGCACTGCAGGCCCGGCTGGCCGAACTGGAGGCGCTAGGCCGGGTCAGCAATGCGCTGGGTTTGAGCGTCGAACTGGAGCACATCCTGCAGGTTATCCGCCAGGAAGTGATTCGCGTCACTGGCGCTGAATGCACCATTCTCATGCTGGCTCCTCAGGAGGACTGGGCCGACCTGGATCAGCCGGAGATCATGCGTCGCCATGGCGCGGAAGATCGGTTGACGGAGATCGTGCCGGTCGAGCATATGGCGCTGGAGAGCGGCGAGGTCGTCCGCATCCCGGACTACGCTGCCGTTGCGCTGGTCCCGGCTCCGGCGGGGGCGGCCTCGGCACTGGTTGTACCGGTGCATTACACCGGGCGGGTGGTCGGCACGATTCATGTTTTTGCCGGTGTGCCGGACGCTTTTGACGCGCGGACTGAAGACTTCCTGACCGCGCTGGCGCTCAAGGCTTCTACCGCTTACGCCAACGCGACGCACTTCCGGGAACAGATCAGCCGCAACCAGCTGCTCAGCCGACGCGTGGAACAACTTAACCAGGTGTTCGAACTAGGCCAGGTCATTCGCGCCGGACGCGACGTGGATGCGTTGCTGGAAGCGGTTGCTCATGCTGTGCAGTCAGCAGCGGGTTACGCGGTCGTGCTGATCAGCCTGTACGATGAAACAGTCGATGGCTTCCGCCGCACCGCCCAGGCAGGCATTCCGCTGGCAACTTTTGAAGCGATGCGGGGGGTGGTGCTGCGCCGGTCGCGGATCGAGGGCCTGCTGCAGGAGAAGTTCCGCATCAGCCACTCGTATTTCTTCCCGGCGGAGCGGGCTGCCGAATGGCGTCCATTCCTGACGGATGAAGAGATCATCTACCACCGCGAGTACGTGCGGGATGAGCAGGTCAGCGCCCTGTGGCAGCCGGATGACGCGCTGGTGGTGCCGCTGCGGGATACACGCGGCGGGTTGCTGGGTATCATGACTGTTGACGCGCCGCTGGATGGCCGCCGCCCAACCGCTGCCACGCTGGAGCCGCTGGAGATCTTCGCCCAGCAGGCAGCGATCGGCGTGGAGAACGCCCGCCTGCTGGAGGTGATCCAGCGGGAGGCGCAGACTGCCCGCCGCGACCGCGATCTGATGGAGCGCCTGTACGCCGTTTCCACCCAGATTCAGCAGGCCCTGGACGTGCCCTCCCGGTTGCAGGTAGTGGCCCAGGGTATCCAGAACGCCGGGTGGCGGCATGTGTCGATCACCCTGCGCGACGCCAACCTGGACCCGACCACGCTGATCGCCGTAGGCTATACCGAGGCGGAACTGGATGTGCTGCAGGCGAGCCTGGAAAGCGGTCGCCAGCTCCGTGCCTGGCTGGATGATCCCCTGTTCTACGAGACCCGGGTCGGGGCTGCCTTCTACCTGCGTCATGACGCGCCGTGGGTGATTCAGAACCTGCGCGGCGGTCAGCTACCCGACCCCGCCGAGGCTGTCCCCGCCGGACGCTGGCATCCCGCCGATCGGATTCTGTTGCCAATTTACGGGGCGGAGAACCGGCTGATCGGCCTGATCGGCATGGCTGACCCGACGGATGGCCGGGCGCCGACTGAGGACAGTCTGCGGCCGATTCAGTTATTTGCCAGCCAGGCTGCCAGCGCCATCGAACTGACCCGGCTGTACCAGGAGACCAGCCGCGCCGCCGAACAGGAAGCGCTGTTCAACCAGATGATGCAGGCTGTGACCGGCACGCTGGATGTTGAGCAGATCATTCAGGCAGTGGCTGAAGGGTTGCAGCACTTCCTGCTTTTCACTCATATGAGCGTGGCCCTCTATAACGCCGCCGACGACCGGTTTGACCTGCTGGAGGCCAGCTTTGTCGCGGTGGATCGCGTCGAGGTGCGGCCCGGCGGTTCCCTGCCGGCAGCCGGGACGGCGCTGGCTGCCGTGCGGGAGGCCAACCGCGGGCAGGTGCGCTTTGCTCCGGCCAGCCTGGAGCCATCTCTGGAGCCGGATGTCCGTCAGTGGTGGGAAGGCGGAGAGCGTTCGACGATGCTGATCCCGATGCCGGCTGGCGGCGATGTGATCGGCGTCCTGCATCTGGGTAGCGAGAGCCAGCGTGCTTTTGGTTTTGACGAAGCTACGCTGGCGCTGGTCCAGCGCATGACCAACCTGGCCTCGGTGACCATCGCCAACGCCCGACTTTACCAGCGGACGGTTGAACGCGAGCAATTCTCGGCGGCGCTTGTCCGGCTGGGCAACGAACTGAACGCCACCCTCGATCTTTCCACCATCCTGGCCAGCATCTGCCAGGAGAGCCTGGCCATCCTGGAGGTGGACGGGGCGTATATCTGGCAGGCCGAGCGCGATGAACTGGTGGGTATTGCCGGGGTAGGGCCAGCCAGTGATCGCTTTGTAGGCCTGCGTATTCCCCAGACCGACGACCGGCTGCTGGCGTCGCGCGTCTTTGCCACGCGGGAGCCGCTGTCGGTCAACCGCTTTGCGGAGCAGGACGCGGTGCAAATTGCCCTGGCGGAAGCGGTCACGGCCAGGGCGGTGATGGGCGTGCCATTGCTGCGGGAGGGACACGCCCTGGGCGTGCTGGTTGTCGCCCGCACTGCCTCTGACCGGCCGTTTACCGCTGACAGCCTGGAACGGGCGGCAATCTTTGCCACGCAGGCTTCGATTGCCGTGCAGAACGCCCGCCTGTACCAGGACATGCGCGACCTGCAGGGCTATACCAGCGCGATCATTGAGTCCATCCAGCAGGGCATTGCCGTGCTGGATCGTGAGGGACGGATCACGCTGTTCAACTCCGCCATGCGCCGCGCCTACGGCTGGGGGCCAGAGGCGACGGGCCAGCTGCTTTCCGCTTACCGTCCGGAAGTAGCCGCTCTGTTGGCAGAGGATATGGGCGCTGTCCTGGCGGAGGGTGAGCCGCGCCTGGTGTACAACGCCCCGGCTCACACGGTCAGCGGGCAGGCGGTCATCCAGAACCTCTACCTGTACCCGCTGCAACAGGGATCGGAAGTTGCCGGGCTGGTGCTGCTCGTGGATGACGTCACCGAGCGCGCCCAGCTTGAAGCTGACCTGGAACGCCGGGCGGAGCAGCTGGCCGCCCTGACCGATATCTCCAGCCGGCTGACGGCCACGCTGGAGCCGGACGACGTGATCCAGCTGGTGCTGGAGCAGCTTGGCCGGGTGGTAGCCTACGACGGGGTGACGCTGTGGCTGCGGGAGGGGGATGCCCTGCGGATTGCCGCGATCCGCGGTTACGGCGACGGTGCCGGGGAGCAGATCGGCCAGACAACCGTCATCGCCGACAGCCCGCTGTTCCAGGAGATGGCTTCTCGCCAGCAGGCGCTCAACGTGCTGGACATGACCCGCGATCCGCGCTTCCCGCTAGAGATGCAGCGCGGGATGCGCAGCTGGCTGGGCGCACCGCTGGTCAGCAAGGGGGAGATGATCGGTCTGCTGGCCCTGGACAAAGCTGAGCCGGTCTACTACACGACCGCCGATGAGCAACTGATCCTGGCCTTTGCCAACCAGGCTACTGTCGCCCTGGAGAACGCCCGGCTCTTCGCTGAGGCGCGCCGCCGTACCCAGGAGTTGACGCAGCAAACCGCGCGCCTGAGCCTGCTCAACCGCGTCTCGACCAAGCTGGCCCAGTCGCTGGACATTGAAAACATCTTTGAGGTGGCCCTGCAGGAGAGCATGCAGGCGCTGGGGGCTACCTCAGCGCGGGCGTTGCTCTTTGATCTGGAGCTGCACATCGCCTCGGTGCTGATCGCCGTGCCGCGCGGCGACGCCCCACCAACCGAAGTCATCCCGCTGAGCGATCCGGCGCTGGCTCACCTCCGGCATACCTTCCAGCCGCTGGTGGTAGCCGATGTACGGGAAGAGCCGTTGCTGGCGGCGATGCAGGCCCGACTGGTCGAGCGCGGCGTGACCGCCCTGATGCTCCTCCCACTGCAGGTCGGGCGCCAGGTGATCGGCGCGCTGATGCTGGAGGCGGGTGAGCCACGCATTTTCACCCCGGAACAAATCGAACTGGCCGGGACAATCGCTGGTCAGGCCGCTATCGCCGTCCAGAACGCTAACCTGCTGGAGCAGTCGTTTGTCCGTACGCGGGAGCTGGAGACGCTGCTGGAAGCGTCCCAGATGATGTCCCTGACGCTGGAACTTGGCGAAGTGACTCGCAGCGTTGCCACGCAGGTCGCGTATGCGCTGGAAGCCGATCGCTGTGCGGTGATGCTGTGGGACGAGGTTGAGCAAGCGCTGGTGGTCTCCGCTGATGTTCGGCGTGATGGCGATGCACTCCTCCCGGGGGCGGCTGCGGTCTGGCCGCTGGAAAACTACCCGGCGCGCCGGCAGGCGCTGGAATCGCGGGTAGCGATTCTGATACGCCAGGGCGAGGCGGAACATCCCCATGAGCGTACTGATATGGCGGCGCAGGGCTGCGCCATCCGCGCGGTGGTGCCGCTGGTCGTACGGGAAAATGCCATCGGCTTGATCCAGATCGACATCAACGATAAGTACCGTAGCTTTGGCCTGCGCGAGCAGCGTATCGCCCGGACGCTGGCCGGGCAGGCGGCCATCGCCATCGAGAATGCCCGCCTGAATAGCGAGACGGCAGCCCAGGTGCAGGAAGCCTTCCTGATCAACGATCTGAGCCGGGCGGTATCGGCGGCGGTGGATATGCGCGAACTGCTGCCGATCGTGCGCTCCCAGATCCCGGTATTGACCCGCGCCGGGTGGCTGTACCTGGCTATCTACGATCAGGAGCGCGATGTCCTGAGCTTTCCGGTGGCGATCCGCGACGGTGTGGAGCACCCGCTGGAAGCCCGGCCACTGGGGAATGATGAGTTCTCCTGGATTGTGCGCAACAATCGCCCGTTGCTGCTGGTCGGCGACGACCTGGCGGAGGTACGCCGCAACCTGGAGATCGAAACCCTGTTGCCGGAAGCACGCAGTTTGCTGGGTGTGCCGCTGTCGGTTGGCCCTAGCGCGGTGGGTGTGCTGGTGGTGGCTGACGCGGAGCGTACGCGGGCCTTTGGGCTGAGCGAGCAGCGCGTCCTGACGACCGTCGCCAATCAGCTGGCTGTCGCCGTCCAGAATACTAATCTTTTCTCCGAACTGCGTCGCCTGACGCTTGACCTGGAGATGCGCGTCCACGAGCGGACGGAGGAGTTGCGCGCCGAGCGCGACCGGCTGAATGTGCTATACCGCATGACCGCCGAGCTTTCGGCCACGCTCGACCTGGATCGCGTGCTGAACCGGGCGCTGAGCCTGCTGGCTGGGGCTGTCGGCGCCGACCAGGGCCTGATTATGTTGATCGATCATGCCCAGTCCCGACTATACAAACGCGCCGAACTGGGCGCGGAGTTCGCCAGCGCCGGGATGGACGCCGGTCTGCGTTTGGATGAAGGGCTGGCCGGCTGGGTGATCCAGAACCGCGAGTCGGTGGTGATCGACGATGTACAGGGCGATCCGCGCTGGGTGGTCACCGCGCCGCACCACCGCGAGCCGCGCGGCACGCTGGCTGTGCTGCTGGAAACCAGCGACGATGTGCTCGGTGTGCTGCTGCTCTACAGCGTCCGGCCAGGGGCTTTCAACCAGGATCATCTGCGCCTGGCCATCGCTGCCGGCAACCAGCTGGCCACGTCGATCAACAACGCCGAACTCTACCTGTTCATCCGCGAACAGGCGGAGCGGCTGGGTGATATGGTCCGCGAGCAACAGGTGGAGGCTTCCAAGAGTAATGCTGTCCTGGAAGGCGTGGCCGACGGCGTGATGTTTGCCAACGAGTTCGGCGAGATCACGCTGTTCAATAATGCGGCAGAGCGCGTGCTCAACCTGCGCCGCCAGGACGTGATCGGGCGCTCCATCCGCACCCTGACTGGCCTGTATGGCGGCGGCGGGCGGCGCTGGGCAGAGCGCATTGAAGCCTGGATGCGTGAACCGGGCGATATCCGCCCCGGCGAATACTTCTCCGAGACGCTGGAACTGGGCGAGCGGGTGGTCAACGTGACCCTGGCCCCGGTCAATCTCGGCGATCAATTCCTGGGGACGGTCTCGGTCTTCCGCGACATCACCCGCGATGTCGAGGTTGACCGGATGAAGACCGAGTTCATCTCCAATGTGTCCCACGAATTGCGCACACCGCTGACGAGCATCAAGGGTTACGCCGACCTGCTGGTCAAAGGGGCGGCAGGCCAGGTCAGCGATCTGCAGCTGAACTTCCTGACCACGATCAAGAACAACGCCGACCGCCTCAACCGGCTGGTAGACGATCTGTTGAACATCTCGCGCATCGATTCCGGGCGTGTGGCGCTGGAACTCCGCCCGGTGCAGCTTGGTTTGCTGGCGCGGGAGGTCTTCAATAACCTGCGCGGTCGCTGCGTCAGCGAGGGCAAGGCTATGACGCTGGTCGATGACATCCCGGATGACCTCCCGATCACCTATGCTGACCCGGACAAGCTGACGCAAATCCTCACCAACCTGACCGACAACGCCTATCGGTACACTCCTGAAGGTGGTAAGATCACCCTGTCGATCCGCCTGGAGGATAGCCGGTTCCTGATCGCGGTGCAGGATACCGGGATCGGCATCCCGGAAGAAGTCCAGGCGCGTGTGTTTGAGCGCTTCTTCCGCTACAGCGAACACCCGCTGGTGATCGAGACGCCGGGCACCGGTCTGGGGCTGGCGTTGACGCGCGAACTGGTGGAGATGCATCACGGTACCATCTGGCTGGAAAGCGCGGTCGGTCAGGGGTCGACCTTCTTTGTCTCGTTGCCGCTGGTGGAAGCGCCCCCGGCGGATGAGGCCGGGTTATGA
- a CDS encoding response regulator — protein sequence MARILIAEDERDIRDLVDFTLKFAGYEVYTAANGLEALELAPQVMPDLILLDVRMPHMTGYEACRALKQLETVKDIPVVFLSAKGQDIEMQVGLEAGAVDYILKPFAPDDLARRVAEILQAYPCIAPDAAGAELTGPVAAGPEASAGQPATTVAGPDTAGQTTPPAAETGPESMPGDKPTGLTATDETG from the coding sequence ATGGCCAGGATTCTGATTGCTGAAGACGAGCGCGACATTCGTGATCTGGTGGACTTTACGCTCAAATTTGCCGGGTATGAGGTGTACACCGCCGCCAATGGCCTTGAGGCGCTTGAGCTGGCCCCGCAGGTCATGCCTGACCTGATCCTGCTGGACGTGCGGATGCCGCACATGACCGGATACGAGGCCTGCCGCGCCCTCAAGCAACTGGAGACTGTCAAAGATATCCCCGTAGTGTTCCTTTCCGCTAAAGGGCAGGACATTGAAATGCAGGTCGGGCTGGAGGCCGGGGCGGTAGACTACATCCTCAAGCCCTTTGCCCCGGACGACCTGGCGCGGCGGGTGGCGGAAATCCTGCAGGCGTACCCCTGCATCGCGCCTGATGCGGCTGGCGCCGAACTGACCGGCCCGGTCGCTGCAGGTCCGGAAGCCAGCGCTGGCCAGCCAGCAACGACGGTGGCTGGCCCGGATACAGCAGGCCAGACCACGCCGCCAGCGGCGGAAACTGGCCCGGAGTCCATGCCGGGGGATAAGCCAACGGGCCTGACGGCGACAGACGAGACCGGGTGA
- a CDS encoding alpha/beta hydrolase, whose amino-acid sequence MSAITIDNDLVHYEVLGRGRPVVFVHGWLSSWRYWLPSMQHLSMKYRTYALDLWGYGDSSKDTEKLSLEAQVDLLSQFMDRLGIPKAAFIGHSLGAAVMVRYALLHPERVARLLLISPPVFEQGPQPVETSDVPPARLASRPPSPPTPTARRLPPVDSLTRPLAAAPGRLPEFRPPTTLSRVTVQNPPPRDPVPPVRPDPAANPLRGLLLDVTPTELLAQHLERETPEYDRHMVEASKTAQAALAASVASFDRINLALEIHYLVETPTLILHGQDDRFLPPPGDRVVQLLGGNRPTLRCEIVPSTGHFPMLSDPTNFQRLIMDFLEATDLTSLVLHKERWVRRVR is encoded by the coding sequence ATGAGCGCCATAACCATTGACAACGATCTGGTGCACTATGAGGTGCTGGGTCGGGGCCGCCCGGTGGTTTTTGTGCACGGCTGGCTGAGTTCGTGGCGGTACTGGCTGCCGTCCATGCAGCACCTGTCCATGAAGTACCGGACGTATGCGCTGGATCTGTGGGGGTACGGTGATTCCAGCAAGGACACCGAAAAGCTATCGCTGGAAGCGCAGGTAGACCTGCTAAGCCAGTTCATGGATCGGCTAGGCATCCCCAAAGCGGCTTTCATTGGTCATTCACTGGGCGCGGCAGTGATGGTCCGCTATGCGCTGCTCCACCCGGAACGTGTGGCGCGGCTGTTGCTGATCAGCCCGCCAGTTTTTGAGCAAGGCCCTCAGCCTGTGGAGACCTCCGATGTGCCGCCAGCCCGTCTGGCCAGTCGTCCGCCTTCGCCACCAACGCCGACAGCGCGGCGCCTGCCGCCCGTGGATAGTCTGACCCGCCCGCTGGCTGCGGCGCCCGGACGGCTGCCTGAGTTTCGCCCGCCGACGACACTCAGCCGCGTTACGGTGCAGAATCCGCCGCCGCGTGACCCTGTGCCGCCGGTGCGCCCGGACCCGGCGGCTAACCCCTTGCGTGGACTGTTGTTGGACGTAACGCCGACCGAACTGCTGGCCCAGCATCTGGAACGGGAGACGCCGGAGTATGACCGGCACATGGTCGAAGCGTCCAAGACCGCCCAGGCGGCGCTGGCCGCCAGCGTGGCGTCCTTTGACCGGATCAACCTGGCTCTGGAGATCCACTACCTGGTGGAAACGCCGACGCTGATCCTGCACGGCCAGGATGATCGCTTCCTGCCACCTCCCGGCGATCGGGTGGTGCAGTTACTGGGTGGCAACCGGCCCACTCTGCGCTGTGAGATCGTGCCCTCGACCGGGCACTTCCCCATGCTCAGCGACCCTACGAATTTCCAGCGCCTGATCATGGACTTTCTGGAAGCGACAGACCTCACCAGTCTGGTGCTGCACAAGGAGCGCTGGGTGCGCCGGGTACGCTAG